GGACCATGCTGGACTTCGGCATGCCGATGGGGCCGCTGCGCCTGTTGGATGAAGTCGGGCTGGATGTGGCCATCCACGTCGCGCGGACACTGGCCGCCGCCTATCCGGAGCGGATGAAGGTCCCGGAGATCGCGGCGAAGCTGGTGGAGAAAGGACAACTGGGCAGAAAGTCCGGCAAGGGCTTCTACCTCTACGATGGACGGCGGGAGTTCCCGAATCCCGTCGCGCTGGGCCTGCGTTCCGGAGCCGTCCCGTTGCCTCCAGATACACGCGACCGCCTCGCCGGGCTGATGACGGAGGAAGCACGGCTCTGCCTCAGCGAAGGGGTGGCGGAAACGGCGGACGACATCGACCTGGCGATGGTGATGGGGACCGGCTACGCGCCGTTCCGTGGCGGACCGATGCAATTCAGAAAGGAGGAAACATGAGCTCGATCATCGACACATCAAAGATGTCCGAAGGCCAGCGCGCGGCGTTGGAGATGGCGGAGGCATCACGGGATTCCCGGGAACTCAGCGGCTTCGCCGCATCCCTGTTCGACGGGGCTCCGGAGTTCGGCAGGATCTTTCCGTTCCCGGTGCAGGGCCAGCAGGACAGGGATGAAGGGGATGCCTTCATTTCAAAGATGAAGGCATTCCTAGACACGAAGACGGATCCGGACGCGATCGACCGCGAAGGTGAGATCCCGGATGAAGTACTGGAGGGCCTGGCATCCATGGGTGCCTTCGGCATCAAGATCCCGAAGGAGTATGGCGGGCTGGGACTTTCCCAGACGAACTACTCGCGCACCGCCATGCTGCTGGGCGGCCACTGCGGGAACCTCACCGCGCTGCTGTCCGCCCACCAATCCATCGGTCTGCCGCAACCGTTGCTCATGTTCGGAAATGAGGCGCAGAAAAGGAAATATCTCACCCGCTGTGCGGCGGGATCCATCTCGGCGTTCGCCTTGACGGAGAAAGATGTCGGTTCCGATCCGGCCCGCATGAAGACGGAGGCGAAGCTGTCCTCGGACGGCACCCACTACACTCTGACCGGAGAGAAGCTGTGGTGCACCAACGGCCTCAAGGCGGACGCCATCATCGTGATGGCGCGAACACCTCTGCCTGACAAGCCGCAGGCGACCTCCGCTTTCATCGTGGAGAAGGATTGGCCGGGAGTGGAGATCGTGACCCGCTGCCACTTCATGGGATTGAAGGCCCTCTACAATGGCGTCATCCGCTTCACCGACGTGAAGGTGCCGGTGGAGAATCTGGTGGGGGAGGCGGGCAAGGGTCTCAAGATCGCGCTCACCACCCTCAATACCGGACGCCTCACTTTGCCCGCCGCCTGTGTCGGCCTGCTCAATCGCTGTCTGGAAATGGTGCTGCCATGGTCCCGCGAACGCGAGCAATGGGGCCAGCCGATCGGGAAGCACGCGGCCATCGCCGGCAAGCTTGCCGATCTGGCGGCGGATGCTTTCGCCACGGAATCGCTCGTTCTCTACACATCCGCGCTGGTGGATGCGGATCACTCCGCGGACATCCGCCTGGAGGCGGCGTTGGCGAAGCTGTGGGGCACGGAGGCCGGATGGCGTGGTGCGGATGCGACGCTCCAGATCAAGGGCGGCAGGGGATATGAAACGGCGGACTCGTTGCGCAACCGCGGTGAGGCTCCGGATCCCGTGGAGCGTCTGTTCCGGGACTGCCGCATCAATACCATCTTCGAAGGCTCCACGGAGATCATGCACCTGTTCATCGCCCGTGAGGCGCTGGATCCCCATCTGCGGCGGGGAGCCGCCGCCCTCGATACCCGTAAGCCCATGGGTGAACGCGTGAAGACCGCTCTCAAGGCGGGTATCTTCTACGCCGGATGGTATCCGCTGCGATGGCTCCCCATTCCGGCAGGAGGTGCGGATCTCGGGCCGATACCTTCCCTCAGCCGGAAGCTGGCACGGACGCTGTTCCACTCCATGGCGCGATATGGACCGACGCTGGAGAAACGCCAACTTCTGCTCGGGCGCTTGGTGGACATCGGCGCGGAGCTGTTCGCGATGAGTGTCTCCGTGGCGCGTGCAAGGGTACTGGGAGATGAGGACTCCCGGCGGTTGGCCGGTTACATCATCCGCCGGGGTGAAAGGCGTGTCCGGAATCTCTTCGCAGATATTGGCGGCGCTCCGGATGATGCCGGCTATCGCGTGGCGAAGCGTCTTCTGGAAAAATGATCCGCCGGATCATTCAGCGGAATGGAGAGTGCCACGGCGACCATTCCGCTTCACCTGCCTGGCGGATCCTCACCCAGTAGGTGACTCCCGGCTCGTATGGGACGCTCTTGTCGTCAACAGTCACGGTGGTGGCCGCGGAGGGGACGGGGGCGCTGGATTTCCATACGATTTCCTTTCCATCGGGGTCCTTCGCGATTGCCACCTCCCATGGGGTGTCTCCATCCGACGGGGTTCTGCCGATGGTCACAGGGCGGGCAGCGGTTGCGGGGCCGATCGGCTCGGTGCGGATGACGAAATTGTCGAACCATCTCGACTGGCGTTTTTTGGAGCCGTCATTCCAATGATTCTCCAGGAACACCGCATTGATGGCGTAGTCATCCCAGTGGCCTTGCCAGTTGATGTCATGGCGCGATGCTTCAGGCTTTCCATCCACCCACAGTCGGAAAATGCCGTCCGCCTTGTCGGGGGAGTTCAGGCGCACGTGGGACTCCACACACACCCAACGTCCGGACTCCGCACTGCTGAAGACGGGAATACTGCCGTGGCGGTTGCCCAGCCACTTCAGATTGGCGAAGTCATTGTAGCGTGTGGTAACCGGGGTGCTGTCGACGATGCCGGTTGCAGGATCGATGCACAAGGAGTTGTCCTTTCCTCCCCATACATGGGCGATGAGGCCCTGTCTCCAGTCCGGACCCATCAGGCAGGTGGTCCGTCCGAACTTGGCGGGATTCCCCTCCCAGCCTGCTTCGTGTTTCACATAAACGCGCCAATAGATCTCCCGGAATGTCTCATCTTTCCTCAAGCCCCGCCTACCTGCCGGAGTCCGGCCGAAGAAGACCTTGAGGCTGCCGTTCTCAATCTGGCCCTTTTCGAAAACAGCGATCATGCCACCGCCGCGCAAGCCGCCATCCGGGGAATGGGTGAAACCCTGCGGATTTCCTTTCTGATGTTCCACATAGCCGGGATTTCCGGCAGGAGGCACATCAAATTCATCCCGGAAGATGACGGAGCGGTCGTCCGCGGAGAATGATTCCGGAGAGGTGGCGACGGAAAGGACCCGTAGGGTCGATCCCGCCAGATGCATGGACATGCCAAAGGACAAGAGCGCCCACATGACGGAATTTCTCATTTCATCACATGGTGGGAAAATTCCTGTGGTTGGAAATGAAAATCAGTCGATGTCCGGAACGGCGGCTTGGAAGGCCGGGCCCTTATTCGGAGAACTCGTAGCTGAAGTCGCCGCCCGTCACCTTGATGGCGACGGAGTTGATCTCGCTTCCGGCATGGAGCGCTTCCAGCAGCTTGCGGCTGATCTCCGGCAGCATGGCGGAGGCCTGTTCCTTCTGGATGCGCTGCTGGTGGCCGTAGCTCCATCCCGCGAACGCACCGCCTCCCAGACCAGCGGCGGCGGCCAAGGCCAAGGCCAAGAGTGGAAGCGATGCGGGGTTGACGGAGTTGCCGCGTATGGTCTGTCTCTGACAGATCATCTTCACAGGCCAATTTCCTTGCCGCATCAGGTAATTTTTCCTGTGCTTGGAAGATGAAAAATGGAGCCGGCTAACGGACTCGAACCGTTGACCTACTGATTACAAATCAGTTGCTCTACCAACTGAGCTAAGCCGGCCTCTGATGCCGCGCTTCGGTCAGCGCGGGCGGCGCATGCTTGTCACAGGGAGAGGCTGCTTGGCAATGGGATTTTCATGGGATGATGGATCGCTCAAGTCCGGAGTTTTTTCCGGATCGGATCATTTTTGCCCCAGCCGCGTTTCTCGCTTGTGGAAGGGACACATGCCCGGGTGTGATGAGGGGGCGATGGCTTACCTCGACGAAAATTTCCTCCTTCATTCCAATACCGCCCGACGCCTTTTCCATGAGATCGCGAAGGACCAGCCGATCATCGACTACCACTGCCACCTTTCGCCACGAGAGATCGCCACCAACCACCGGTGGAAGGACATCGCGGAAATCTGGCTGGGCGGTGACCACTACAAGTGGCGGCTGCTGCGTGCCAATGGCATCGATGAAAGCCTGATCTCCGGCGACAGCTCGCCGCGGGAGAAGTTCCAGGCATTCGCGCAGACGGTTCCCTACACGCTGCGGAACCCCATGCACCACTGGACGCACCTGGAACTCCAGCGTTACTTCGGCATCCACAAGCTGCTCTCCCCGGAGACGGCGGACGAGATCTGGGAAAAGACGAACGAGAAGCTCCAGGAAGCCGACTTCTCCACCCATGGCATCCTGAAGAAATTCGACGTGCGCGTGGTGGGTACCACGGACGATCCGGCGGATCCGCTCGATGACCACCTCGCCATCGCGGAGTCGGGCATCAGGACAAAGGTGGTGCCGACCTTCCGCCCGGACAAGGCGTGGCTGGTGGACCGCCCGGACCTGCTCAATCCATGGCTGGGAAAACTGGAAGCCACGGCCGGCATCTCGATCACCTCGCTTTCCGATCTGCTGGCCGCGTTCCAGAAACGCCATGACGACTTCCACGCCGCCGGTGCCCGGCTTTCCGACCATGGCCTCGACCGCTGCCCGGCGCTTCCCTGCACGGACGCGGAGGCTGCCGCTATTTTTGACAATGCCCGTGCGGGCAGGGCGGCCACTCCGGAGGAAAAGGAAAAGTTCTCCTTCTACCTGATGGTGTTCTTCGGCCAGCTTGATGCGGCGA
The sequence above is drawn from the Akkermansiaceae bacterium genome and encodes:
- a CDS encoding acyl-CoA dehydrogenase family protein; this encodes MSSIIDTSKMSEGQRAALEMAEASRDSRELSGFAASLFDGAPEFGRIFPFPVQGQQDRDEGDAFISKMKAFLDTKTDPDAIDREGEIPDEVLEGLASMGAFGIKIPKEYGGLGLSQTNYSRTAMLLGGHCGNLTALLSAHQSIGLPQPLLMFGNEAQKRKYLTRCAAGSISAFALTEKDVGSDPARMKTEAKLSSDGTHYTLTGEKLWCTNGLKADAIIVMARTPLPDKPQATSAFIVEKDWPGVEIVTRCHFMGLKALYNGVIRFTDVKVPVENLVGEAGKGLKIALTTLNTGRLTLPAACVGLLNRCLEMVLPWSREREQWGQPIGKHAAIAGKLADLAADAFATESLVLYTSALVDADHSADIRLEAALAKLWGTEAGWRGADATLQIKGGRGYETADSLRNRGEAPDPVERLFRDCRINTIFEGSTEIMHLFIAREALDPHLRRGAAALDTRKPMGERVKTALKAGIFYAGWYPLRWLPIPAGGADLGPIPSLSRKLARTLFHSMARYGPTLEKRQLLLGRLVDIGAELFAMSVSVARARVLGDEDSRRLAGYIIRRGERRVRNLFADIGGAPDDAGYRVAKRLLEK
- the uxaC gene encoding glucuronate isomerase; this encodes MAYLDENFLLHSNTARRLFHEIAKDQPIIDYHCHLSPREIATNHRWKDIAEIWLGGDHYKWRLLRANGIDESLISGDSSPREKFQAFAQTVPYTLRNPMHHWTHLELQRYFGIHKLLSPETADEIWEKTNEKLQEADFSTHGILKKFDVRVVGTTDDPADPLDDHLAIAESGIRTKVVPTFRPDKAWLVDRPDLLNPWLGKLEATAGISITSLSDLLAAFQKRHDDFHAAGARLSDHGLDRCPALPCTDAEAAAIFDNARAGRAATPEEKEKFSFYLMVFFGQLDAAKGWTKQLHLGAFRNTNSRMFAKLGPDSGYDTIGDYDQGRALVVYLDALAKLDALPKVILYNLNPRDNYLLAAMTGAFQDGTVAGKIQFGSGWWFLDQKDGMELQLDALSQTGLLSRFVGMLTDSRSFLSFPRHEYFRRILCNLIGGEAERGELPDDFGMLSKLVGDVCFHNANRYFEFNV